A section of the Acidimicrobiia bacterium genome encodes:
- a CDS encoding FmdB family transcriptional regulator yields the protein MPMYEYRCNKCNQQFDVEQKMSDDPYKIHNHESDSINGDCGGELVKVFSSVGIVWKGSGFYKTDSRADSSTKTSKASKASGDSSAKTDSSAQSAPSTDSQVAGTSKPSESSSSNTSDSHKGALKVEKSGSKNKEKNK from the coding sequence ATGCCTATGTACGAATATCGATGCAATAAATGTAATCAACAATTTGATGTTGAACAAAAGATGTCTGACGATCCTTATAAAATCCATAATCATGAGTCTGACTCAATTAATGGAGATTGTGGAGGAGAATTAGTTAAAGTTTTTTCTTCAGTGGGTATTGTGTGGAAAGGTTCAGGATTTTATAAGACTGATTCTCGTGCTGACTCAAGTACTAAAACTTCAAAAGCTTCTAAAGCTTCTGGTGATTCATCGGCCAAAACAGATTCATCGGCTCAATCGGCTCCCTCCACTGATTCGCAAGTAGCGGGAACATCTAAGCCTTCAGAATCTTCTTCGTCTAATACATCTGACAGTCATAAAGGTGCTCTAAAGGTTGAAAAATCGGGCAGTAAGAATAAAGAGAAGAATAAATAG
- a CDS encoding glycerol-3-phosphate acyltransferase yields MNLYILLVIPAYLIGMIPFSVIVAKKAGFDLYKTGSNNPGASNVIRVAGWKWGMLAMGLDILKGLVPTLLSSIFIVKLLNDDDQVARIITFLVGVGAIAGHVFPLMRKGGKGVATGGGVAVALFPIQGITAILIWALIMRISKKPVVASMVAIGILTIAIGIKHQYLWEFILVFGLYVLITIRHIPNIMRMIKNTENSVKRV; encoded by the coding sequence GTGAATTTATATATCTTGCTTGTAATCCCAGCATATCTTATAGGCATGATTCCATTTTCTGTTATTGTTGCCAAGAAAGCTGGCTTTGATCTATATAAAACAGGTTCTAACAACCCAGGTGCTTCTAACGTAATTCGTGTAGCTGGTTGGAAATGGGGAATGTTGGCAATGGGGTTAGACATCCTTAAAGGACTTGTTCCAACTTTATTAAGCTCGATCTTTATAGTGAAATTACTTAATGATGATGACCAGGTCGCACGAATAATAACTTTCCTTGTCGGTGTTGGCGCTATAGCTGGCCATGTATTCCCACTAATGCGAAAAGGTGGTAAAGGAGTTGCGACAGGGGGTGGGGTTGCTGTTGCATTATTTCCTATACAGGGAATAACAGCAATTTTAATTTGGGCATTAATAATGCGTATATCTAAAAAGCCTGTAGTTGCATCTATGGTAGCTATTGGAATACTTACTATAGCAATAGGAATTAAACATCAATATTTATGGGAGTTCATACTTGTTTTTGGTCTTTACGTTTTAATTACAATTAGACATATTCCTAATATAATGCGTATGATAAAAAATACTGAAAATAGTGTAAAAAGGGTTTAA
- the galU gene encoding UTP--glucose-1-phosphate uridylyltransferase GalU has protein sequence MSIDNKITTAVIPAAGLGTRFLPLTKSQPKEMLPIVDKPAIQYVVEEAVNAGITDILVITGRGKRAIEDHFDRNFELDFRLLEKQKLVELEALEKIESLANIHYIRQRDAKGLGDAVGVARYHVGNSPFVVMLGDDIMVDDSALLKSMLNDYKQTRSNIIALMRVEGEDISNYGCVALENDLDLITSADSQDKPIEISKLVEKPNLKDAPSNLAIMGRYILNPEIFDCIESITAGSNGEIQLTDAISLLSKSQKIYGRILERGRFDIGQKSEWIIANVTLAMERPELRDEITLALKKMLS, from the coding sequence ATGAGTATCGATAATAAAATAACAACTGCCGTTATTCCTGCAGCTGGACTTGGAACAAGATTTCTTCCATTAACAAAAAGCCAACCAAAAGAAATGTTACCGATTGTAGATAAGCCCGCGATCCAATATGTAGTTGAAGAAGCAGTTAATGCTGGTATTACAGATATATTAGTGATAACAGGACGTGGTAAGAGAGCCATAGAAGATCATTTTGATAGAAATTTTGAGCTTGATTTTAGGTTATTGGAAAAACAAAAGTTAGTAGAGTTAGAAGCATTAGAGAAAATTGAATCATTAGCTAACATCCACTATATCCGTCAACGTGATGCTAAAGGTCTGGGCGATGCTGTAGGTGTAGCAAGATATCATGTAGGAAATTCACCATTTGTTGTCATGCTTGGAGACGATATTATGGTTGATGATTCTGCATTATTAAAAAGTATGTTGAATGATTATAAGCAAACGAGATCTAACATTATTGCTTTGATGAGGGTTGAAGGTGAAGACATTTCTAATTATGGATGTGTAGCCCTAGAAAATGATTTAGATCTTATAACAAGTGCGGATTCTCAAGACAAGCCAATAGAAATTTCAAAACTTGTTGAAAAACCAAATTTGAAAGATGCTCCAAGTAACTTAGCTATCATGGGAAGATATATATTAAATCCTGAAATATTTGATTGTATTGAGTCTATTACAGCTGGAAGTAACGGCGAAATACAATTAACAGACGCTATATCGCTACTTTCGAAATCGCAGAAAATATATGGACGGATATTAGAAAGAGGCAGATTCGATATTGGTCAAAAATCTGAATGGATAATAGCAAATGTTACTTTAGCTATGGAAAGGCCTGAGCTAAGGGATGAAATCACACTAGCTCTTAAAAAGATGCTTAGTTAG
- the moaC gene encoding cyclic pyranopterin monophosphate synthase MoaC, with the protein MPEYTYLDPIGRSRAGESSAKEPVHRRAVARCKVRMLEDTANSIATGSMTKGDVLATARVAGMQAAKQTSNFIPLCHPLLVQSIFVNFRLEENFVEVESQVDTIDRTGVEMEAMMACSVAALTIYDMCKSIDRTMEITDLALWEKSGGSQGTWRRSSNFDEDIEY; encoded by the coding sequence ATGCCAGAGTATACATATCTTGATCCAATAGGTCGTTCACGCGCAGGCGAGTCATCAGCGAAAGAACCAGTGCATCGTCGAGCAGTGGCAAGATGCAAGGTCAGGATGCTAGAAGATACCGCTAACTCAATAGCAACTGGATCTATGACTAAAGGAGATGTTTTAGCAACAGCAAGAGTTGCAGGTATGCAAGCCGCTAAACAAACATCAAACTTCATTCCACTGTGTCACCCACTGTTGGTTCAAAGTATATTTGTAAATTTCCGTTTAGAAGAAAATTTTGTTGAAGTTGAAAGTCAAGTTGATACTATCGATAGAACTGGTGTTGAGATGGAAGCCATGATGGCTTGTTCTGTTGCTGCACTAACTATCTATGATATGTGTAAAAGTATTGATCGCACAATGGAAATTACCGATTTAGCGCTGTGGGAAAAAAGTGGTGGAAGCCAAGGCACATGGAGAAGAAGTTCAAATTTTGATGAAGATATCGAATATTAA
- a CDS encoding anthranilate synthase component I, translating into MDNSKDLSRTENIEEFYTFNKLLKITRSIKDCTSKDVDSIIEKLDTSRGVMLSSRYEYPGRYTRFDIGFVNPPLVIEVIKNKLIVKSLNLRGDLLLKVFHQILDESNILNINHFHEKEIVGEIILNSDLFFEEDRSKAPHVLNVLRLLLHALKIDDSHIGFYGAFGYDLGLDFMGVKRLSERDENRDLVLYFADEIFVTDHERNTSKIYSYDFEILKTKQTTNTLERSGDVERYIPDKDYIASRDFSDKEYSDIVVEAKRYFTRGDLFEVVPSYSFNEPCVTSPSVIFNTLLTVNPAPYGALINMGNNEFTISASPEMFVRVEDNRVESCPIAGTIARGTQGVSDAEQIEKLLLSEKEDSELIMCTDVDRNDKSRVCVPSSVQVIGRRQIEIYSRLIHTVDHVQGTLLDEFDSIDAFLTHMWAVTVTGAPKMWACRFIEKYEKSSRRFYGGAMGAMLLDGSMNTGLMLRTIHLDKGAAHIRVGATLHFDSDPDEETKETELKASAMLDVVRYCNSFGDNDDSDNPIVLTGDIAKGFVLKDKTGSDMNISNDVANGSAGTMDQDKEILYRKSQVTKNILLIDCEDSFVHTLGSYFRMANCNVKTLRIGFEIDELEKLVKEFKPSLICLSPGPGSPKEFGLNIVISKIREMNIPIFGVCLGLQAIVEYFGGTLSQLDTPMHGKKSDINIIENNSKMFKGIKSPFSAGRYHSLYANKDSIDSNALKIVAQTTNDDIVMAVEHVSEPIAAVQFHPESIMTFDENVGQMIILNILDSIAL; encoded by the coding sequence ATGGATAATTCTAAAGACCTAAGCCGTACAGAAAATATTGAAGAATTTTATACATTTAATAAATTACTCAAAATAACTAGAAGTATAAAAGACTGTACATCAAAAGATGTTGATTCCATAATTGAAAAACTTGATACATCGCGTGGTGTCATGCTTAGTTCTAGGTATGAATATCCTGGTAGATATACACGCTTTGATATAGGATTCGTTAATCCACCATTAGTTATTGAGGTTATTAAAAACAAGCTTATTGTCAAATCATTGAATCTTCGTGGCGATTTATTGTTGAAAGTTTTCCATCAAATATTAGATGAATCAAATATATTAAATATAAATCATTTTCATGAAAAAGAAATTGTTGGAGAAATAATTTTAAATAGTGATTTATTCTTCGAAGAAGATCGTTCAAAAGCACCACATGTATTAAATGTATTAAGACTTCTATTACATGCTTTAAAAATTGATGATAGCCATATAGGGTTCTACGGAGCATTTGGCTATGATTTGGGATTAGATTTTATGGGTGTAAAGAGGCTAAGCGAGCGTGATGAAAATCGAGATCTCGTTTTGTATTTTGCCGATGAAATATTTGTTACAGATCATGAAAGAAATACATCGAAAATATATTCTTATGATTTCGAAATTCTTAAAACAAAACAAACTACTAATACTTTAGAACGTAGTGGTGATGTTGAAAGATATATACCAGATAAAGATTATATTGCAAGTAGAGATTTTTCTGACAAGGAATATAGCGATATTGTTGTTGAGGCAAAAAGATATTTTACACGTGGAGATTTATTCGAAGTTGTACCAAGCTATAGTTTCAATGAGCCTTGTGTGACATCACCAAGTGTTATATTTAATACCTTATTAACTGTTAACCCAGCTCCTTATGGCGCATTAATCAATATGGGCAATAATGAATTCACTATAAGTGCATCTCCAGAAATGTTTGTGCGAGTTGAAGATAATCGTGTAGAGAGTTGTCCTATTGCTGGTACCATTGCACGTGGTACACAAGGTGTGAGCGATGCTGAACAAATAGAAAAACTATTGCTATCTGAAAAAGAAGATTCAGAATTAATCATGTGCACTGATGTTGATAGGAATGACAAATCACGAGTTTGTGTTCCTTCAAGTGTTCAAGTTATAGGTCGTAGGCAAATTGAAATATATTCTCGATTGATACACACAGTTGATCATGTGCAAGGAACCTTACTTGATGAGTTTGACTCTATCGATGCATTTCTAACGCATATGTGGGCAGTAACAGTAACTGGTGCTCCTAAAATGTGGGCTTGTAGATTTATTGAAAAATATGAAAAAAGTTCACGACGTTTTTACGGTGGCGCTATGGGTGCGATGTTGCTTGATGGTTCAATGAATACAGGTCTGATGTTGCGTACAATTCATCTTGATAAGGGCGCTGCACATATTCGTGTAGGTGCAACATTGCATTTTGATTCTGACCCTGATGAAGAAACGAAAGAAACTGAGTTAAAAGCAAGCGCAATGCTCGATGTTGTTCGTTACTGTAATTCCTTTGGTGATAATGATGATAGTGATAATCCAATTGTTCTCACAGGAGATATAGCAAAGGGTTTTGTTTTAAAGGACAAGACAGGATCAGATATGAATATTAGCAATGATGTCGCGAATGGATCAGCGGGAACTATGGATCAAGACAAAGAAATATTATATAGAAAATCACAAGTCACAAAAAATATATTATTAATCGATTGTGAAGATTCCTTTGTTCATACACTTGGATCGTATTTTCGTATGGCAAATTGTAATGTCAAGACCTTGCGTATTGGTTTTGAAATAGATGAACTTGAAAAATTAGTCAAAGAATTTAAGCCTTCTTTAATTTGTTTATCTCCTGGCCCGGGTTCACCAAAAGAATTTGGTCTTAATATAGTAATTTCAAAGATTCGAGAAATGAATATACCAATATTTGGTGTATGTCTAGGCCTACAAGCAATTGTTGAATATTTTGGGGGCACTTTAAGTCAATTAGATACTCCAATGCACGGTAAGAAAAGTGACATAAATATTATTGAAAATAATTCGAAAATGTTTAAAGGAATAAAAAGCCCGTTTAGTGCTGGTAGATATCATTCGTTATATGCAAATAAAGATTCTATTGATAGTAATGCTTTAAAAATTGTTGCTCAAACTACTAATGATGATATTGTCATGGCAGTTGAACATGTCTCTGAGCCTATAGCTGCTGTACAATTTCATCCAGAGTCAATAATGACTTTTGATGAAAATGTTGGCCAAATGATTATTTTGAATATCTTAGATAGTATTGCACTATAG
- the mscL gene encoding large conductance mechanosensitive channel protein MscL, whose protein sequence is MKKTLTEFKNFIATGNLVDFAIAFVLGIAVKAVIDAFINGIILNMIAAIVGQPNFDAIGFDLGDSRILIGTFLTALVNLLIVGAVLFAVVKAMTKIKKPSVDEMPAPNELGLLTEIRDLLKK, encoded by the coding sequence ATGAAAAAAACATTAACTGAATTTAAAAACTTTATTGCAACAGGAAATTTAGTAGATTTCGCTATCGCATTCGTTTTAGGTATAGCTGTAAAAGCAGTTATCGATGCTTTTATTAATGGAATTATTCTTAATATGATTGCTGCAATTGTAGGACAACCAAATTTTGATGCAATAGGCTTCGATTTAGGCGACTCAAGAATACTAATTGGTACCTTTCTAACAGCATTAGTTAACTTATTGATTGTCGGTGCTGTTTTATTTGCTGTTGTTAAAGCAATGACAAAAATAAAGAAGCCTAGCGTTGATGAAATGCCCGCTCCAAACGAGTTGGGTCTTCTGACAGAAATCCGTGACTTACTAAAAAAATAG